The following proteins are encoded in a genomic region of Anabas testudineus chromosome 13, fAnaTes1.2, whole genome shotgun sequence:
- the LOC113164351 gene encoding lysophosphatidic acid receptor 6-like: MFNFTMGDNGTANYQNYPTYALVFGSVMVLGLPLNAVSLWILVRRHNLKSPSAVFMINLAISDLLLVISLPTRVYFYATNSWPLGSMTCIWITMLFCNNIRSSSIFITFISMDRLLAVVYPLRSRHLRTTSNASKAAALIWFCVLVWNIPESVMFSRFLNKPNVTTCFEFSERPSFEIVSFFQPVLVFTMLAVNIVSTALVSWTLTRHLNDSARVSNKVNVMLIFAMNLLMFTIFFLPVSLVDVLESSGQVITSLKCLASVNCCLDPLLYYFSFDGFWKKKEDIDTSDNIKPVTQNLNLT; the protein is encoded by the coding sequence ATGTTCAATTTCACCATGGGAGACAATGGAACAGCAAATTATCAAAATTATCCGACATACGCTCTGGTCTTTGGTTCTGTTATGGTGCTGGGTCTGCCTCTCAATGCTGTGTCACTTTGGATTCTGGTTCGCCGTCACAACCTCAAGTCACCCAGTGCTGTCTTCATGATTAACCTGGCAATTTCAGACCTGCTTCTCGTCATATCCTTGCCTACAAGGGTCTACTTTTATGCCACAAATTCTTGGCCACTGGGAAGTATGACGTGCATCTGGATCACGATGCTCTTTTGCAACAACATTCGCTCAAGCTCCATCTTCATCACCTTCATCAGCATGGATCGGCTGCTGGCTGTGGTTTATCCTCTGAGGTCACGCCATCTGCGAACAACGTCCAATGCCTCAAAAGCTGCTGCACtcatttggttttgtgtgttggtgtggaaCATCCCAGAGAGTGTCATGTTTTCAAGATTTTTAAACAAACCCAATGTCACAACCTGTTTTGAATTTTCTGAACGTCCTTCTTTTGAAatagtttccttttttcagCCTGTGCTAGTGTTCACCATGCTGGCTGTCAACATTGTATCCACTGCGCTGGTGTCTTGGACTCTAACCAGACATCTGAATGACTCTGCAAGGGTCAGCAACAAGGTAAATGTTATGCTGATTTTTGCCATGAACTTGTTGATGTTCACCATATTTTTCTTGCCTGTGTCATTGGTTGATGTCTTGGAGAGCTCGGGACAGGTCATCACATCACTCAAATGCCTTGCAAGTGTGAACTGCTGTCTGGATCCTCTGTTGTATTACTTTTCTTTTGATGGGTtctggaagaaaaaagaggaCATTGACACATCTGACAACATCAAACCAGTCACACAAAACCTCAACCTAACCTAA